A segment of the Manihot esculenta cultivar AM560-2 chromosome 13, M.esculenta_v8, whole genome shotgun sequence genome:
AGACCAAAGTCAGAGCACCGATAACAAATTTCAGAGAGATTCCTAATTCTGTATTGTATCAAATCTTGGAAAACTAACCACAAATATCTTAAGTTGATCACTTGTATCTTCACTTCAGTCTTTATTCTCTACAGCAATGTATGCACTAGTCAAGTAAATTTGATAATAACTAATATTCCACTGATATAACCAAacatttttctctcatttttgaCATTTCAGATTTGGAGAAATGCAAGCTCAGCAGGTACCAATACTTGCAATGAAAGAATTAATCAGTTGACTAACAAGCATCACCTATGTAATCATTCAACACAAATATCTGCATAGATAAAAAAAGTTAAACTATGAAATGTTTAACACCATAATGGCAGAAAACAGGCAACTCTGTTCATGTCTTTGTCATTTTCTACAGTCATTTACTTACTGAAGGTATTAGAGTAACACCTTAAAAAAATTCCACTCGAGAGTTACAGTGTGCACTGACAATCATTCATTCATGTCAGAAACATCTTTTCTCTAAATGATTGGCACTTGTTTAAAGTAAAggataaataaaataaccagcAATACCTTAAACTTGCAAACTTTCAAGGAAATCTACCCAAAATAAGAAAACAGTACAAGAACAAACTAAAAACATGATCAGGAACACAAAATACTTGCACTAATACACCgcctcaatttttattttctcttcaatgcatcagtatttaataatttaacagTCTTCCTCTTTAAATCAAATCCACTTTTTtggcacaaaaaaaaaatcaaatccatTTGCATCAATGTGGGGGAAAATATTTACCTCAGGAATAGGTTGCTGAATTACAGATCCAACAGCAACAACCATAGCTTGCACAAAATCATCGCCTCCAGTTCCAATAGCTGTAAACCCTCTAATTGTTGGGTATGAATTTACCTGGGGAATGAAAGATACAACTTCTTTTTATCTTACGAAAAATTAGTTTATCCTATTGTCAAACtgaaaaaaatcaaatgaatctagaACCTCacttcatgatttttttttctcaataaacAAAGTACTCTGAAGTATTATGAGCTGTGTTTAACTATATTCTGTATCCAATACGCAACTATGATTAATATATTATCCAAAGCAAAGTTCAAATCCACAAATATTGAAATGACATGGACAACAATGTCAAGGATTTTTTAAAGGCTCAAAAAGATAACAAACAAAAGCAACATTTAGGAGCCATGTAAATTGTTATTAAAAATCTAAGGAGATAAATGTCGcaatatattaaaaacaaatTCATATTCCACCTGCTcgcacttaaaaattaaaagttcagATGCCACACCTTCCCACCCCTTAGGTCCGCCATTGAACAAAAGAAAGCGGGAATCCGGGAAAAAAAAGCAATAAATCGATACCTTCTGATCCAAAGCAAGCCATTCGTTAGTAGAATCATCCGTCACTGTGCCTCCAATGATCCCGTTTATGGTCTGCCCAACCCTCCCTTCCGTCTTAGACACCCCTGGAcccaaaaagatgcaaaaataatcaaatacaTACACCAAAACATCCCAGGAAACAAAAGCGAAGCAATAATTTGAAAGAAATGGTGAACTAGGCACCTGAAATAGCTTTGAGAACAGCTTCTTGGGGCGGCCCCTGGTCCTGGTCATCCTCGGAAGCTAAGGTATTATCACCAGCAGAGGCAGAACACTTGAGGTGGCTTGGGGTCACGAAGTGGAAATCGCGAGCCCTAAAGCGGCttctacaaaatccatagcttgAGTTCAGGCTAGAAAATCCAGCGGCGGCTGCAGTTCTCGACGGAAGCAAATAAAGGGCTTGATTTTGGTGGTGCAGAGGTTGAGAAATGAAAAAGAGTCCTGCAAGCCATTTCCAGTTTCGACTACTCTCGTTGGGTAACCATTTTTGTTGCTTTTGGTTTtaggaaatttttttaaatttctacaTTCcaccgattaaaaattaaaatatcttataaTTATGTAGATCCttaaataatttagataaaattttatctagttttaaataatatattatgctACCAATAATattataacatttaaaataaaaaataaatcgatgtgagaataaaaaaataaaataaaaatcaactcaccttttttatttttttaataaaaaataagtaaattttgATATCAACTAAAAAATTGATATCAATGttgtattatatttttaattgtgaTAAAATATATCTCTTTTGGGTTTGATATGAAATGTCTTAAAAAATTTGTGGGCTAACGTTGGATTTTCATAGTCTTaatataaaacacttaaaaacttCTCGgaattaatattcaattttctGGTTTGGCATATATTCGTGTCTGCAGTCTTAATATGACATGACTTAAAAATTTATCAGAATTAATACCAAAAagtcaattttttataaatttaattttgcgTATTAATGTACGAATTATATGCGGGACTCGTATTCAAATATATGCAGGATCCATACCCGAATGGCTATGCGGTCATTTTATGAATGTGTTTTCACATACCAATCACCCAAGTTCTTAAGCTTTCATGCTTTCATCCAATTATTctcatttttctattaaaaaaagaagTTTGAAGAATGGATCATAGTAATATTATCATAAATCACAAATGTTTTTCTtgggataaaataaaatattcgatCATCTTACTTGACCATTTTCAAGGCTCGAGGTTTAACTTAGGAGCTGGACATCCGTAGTAATATTCTTATTATCACCCCTATTAATGCTTGGTCTTCCTGCAAATATATGAGTAACTCCCACAAATTTGCTCGATAGTTTCGGAAATTGTTATCTCACACTCAAATCTCCTATCTCTTCTACTCTTTCTAATAAACTTTCGAAGGGTGTCATTTtttattaacctctcgatctcaTTTTTCAAATGCTGGCACTCTTCCGTTGTATATCCATAGTCTTTATGAAAACGGCAATACTTGGTTCTATCTCGTTTTCCATCTTTTTTAAGGTTGAGCTCAAGAGGCCACCTAATTTTCTTGTCATTTTTTCTAATCCACATTATAATGTGTGTTCATGAGTCGTTCAATAAAACATATTCCTAATACTTACCTCGACCATTCTTTTCTTGTGAGACCAGGTAATTTCTACGGTCTCCCTCCTATCCTTACTTCTCTTACTTTTGGCCTTGTTTCTAACTTGTCTTTTTGTTCTCTTTCCATCCTTCCTGACATCTTTGGACAGTCTGTATCAACTTTCAATCCGCGTCATTGGGAACATCATCTCATGGCTCCTCTTCCTCGAATTTATCCTTTCTTTTGGACTGAATCTGTATTGACTTATCTCGACCATTCTTTTTTTGGGAGACCATGTAACTTCTACGGTCTCCCTCCTATCCTTACTTCTCCTACTTTTGGCCTTGTTTCTAACTTGCCTTTTTGTTCTCTTCCCATCCTTCCTGACATCTTTGGACAGTCTGTACCAACTTTCAGTTTGCGTCATTGGAAACATCATCTCATGGCTCCTCTTCCTCGAATTTATCCTTCCTTTTGGACTGAATCTGTATTACCTCTGGCCGAATCCTTGAGGTCTTCTATGTAAACTTTTTCTCCCTCCCAAGAGTCATGAGTGACGTCTCTTCCCGAGTATTGTATTGTTCGAACATAACATGTTATCttttagggaaaattactttttagtccctgaggtatagcgtaattaacatattcgtccctctatttttagaactcAACGCTTTCAtccctgaggtttaattccgtcaaaattagaGGTCCCTCCGTCAAAAATGCAGTTAGTGATAGGAAAAATGACCGAATTACCCTTTCTAGAACTCAATactttagtccctgaaatttaattcctaCAAATTTATAGGTCCCTCTCTCaaaaaattgaaggaaaaaatacatttttgtccctaagatattacataatcaacatatttgtccctctatttttttgaattcaacattttagtccctaaagtttaatttcgtcaaaattcaaggaagaaaatctcaaactcaatctccataaacaaataaaaattttaataaatttaagattcaaattcagcaaaaataatacaaatcaaaatatataaaatttaaattattaaaaataaaaagttaaaactcaatataaatattttttgtgatgCTGTTTGTCATCGATCATTGCTcgccattttaaaaatttattaaaatgtctctgatattttaaaaaatttactagttagactttccgttaattttagtcgttaagtgttataaaaaaaaatctaaaatttccaTGATATGGagtgactaattagtaaattttttaataatttgagggactaattaatttttttttctaaactatagggactaaatagtaaaatctttaatgataaaattaatagaggaactaactagtagactttttaaaatattagggacattttaatatatttttcaaaattgagggacTAAATAGCGAGTTTTTTCatactatagggactaaatagtatttttttattttattattgataagggtatttttgggattatatttattctctttcctttgacCAGGTGAAAATCATTGACTTAACAGAAATTTTTAACGGAGGGACTttgaattttgacgaaattaaacctcagggacgaaagtgttgggttctaaaaatagagggacgaatccgttaattacgctatacctcagggactaaaaagtaattttccctatcTTTTaacatactggagcatttgctcgatattcagattgtTAAAATCTATCTCGTTGACTATAGAGGTGGGTTTTATCCACTAATAGGAgtgaaaaaaatgataatatcTTTCTTGGTAGCAACTTTAGCAGTAGCTCATAAACCGTCagccattttttaaaataaaaaaaataattattttagataaaaaagaataagaggtcaattttaatccaaataaactgtgagaattcaatggatttttaaataaaagaataaaatgatgttactaaaaataaaatgatgacATGGCCAAACAGTATTGTACTTTTATTGATTAAACTTGCAAAAAacagaatgtgaggtggtgagTAACACGATAGCCACTTTGATATCAAGTCAGTATACTGAAAAATGGAGATATCAAGTTAGTATACTGAAAAATGGAGAGAATGCaatgaattatttaaaacttGAGTAATGTTTAAGAATAGCGTATATTTTCCTCTGTGATCGATCCCcatttatactataagaaaacagagataaatataatattttctgataatccggTGATGATGTGGCTGACTTGTTAGTAAAGGATCTTCACTAGCTAATTGATTGGAAATCCCGTGATCATAATCATAAAGGGATCTACTAAATTGTAGTCGTTAACGATAACTTATTTATGGAATCCTCATGATATGAGAGTGAATCTTATCCAACTTGAAGtcgatattttcttttaataggTAGGACCGCATATTAATTTATCAGATGCTTATCATGTGACCCAATCTTATACTCACAACTCATTTCTTATTTTGGACGAGTCTCACGCAAcattaatgattaaaaaatttaattttataaaatacaaaatattttaattgattaattttaaaataagaataaattaataaattttttaaaatttcaagaatctaataataatttttcttctaaaaatatatttttcataaagtatatttttagaaaattcaactaataaaaatcataataaaatgtaTTTTGTAGGTAAATAAACTTATTCGGTGTAAGATTGTCTTgtgtagataaaaattataatatccaTCATATAATTTcaagtttaataaattaaataataaattcataaattctactaaatttaatgaaaaaaatgcaTCTCAtcaaattttatctaaatatattattactataatataaaataaaataatttactttttagaaaattaatttaatagtgtAAATCAAATAATATCTATTTTCGCActttttaaagatttattttttgtaattttggtTGGAGTCaggtaaaaaattttaagaacatttttattgatttcttgaaaaattaaaattattattttttcttttaatatataaaacataagttattttctttaatttaattaaattatttataaacttCTCCGTTTGAAATATATTAGCTTTTATCTAATGTGGGTTgcgtgatttattttttaaataataaaattttaatttttatataacttatttttttataattttatttaaaaatataataaaattaaaatttaagtatatgaataataatttaaatttaaaatttatttttttatatttcttactATTAGATAGTTTTATAAATCTCATGATAAGTATCCAAAGATTCATAGTCAACTGCATGGGAGCTTTCATTATTTCTCTCTTTCTCCCAGTTATAtataagaataattttttaaaaaagaaataaattaatttataaaatatataaaataaaatacataatatatattatatataaaaaatatatgctATTAAACAAAATTATTGTATACTAATTTTATTGAACTGCTAATTTATagttaaagaaaatttttataaactaatcacttttatttgtaaatcctaatatatatatatataaaaacataaagagggatttaattataattttagtattaatttttaaataataaatataaaaaaatttaaattcaattaaatattattaattttatataaaaaaacttatttatatacatataacAATGAAACCTCGAAGTATTCACTATTTATACGAGTCTAATCATTAATAATTCATAATCAATAATattctctaaattttataatttaaaaaataaaatataacatcAGAGCTTATTTGTAAATtgccatttttattcttttattttttgtcatCCATCAGTTTAAACTATTAACAACCTTCTTATCTATATATTAAATGTaatgtatattttataattttattttaagatattaaaattataatattatatatatataaattaatataaaattaatttttaatttattatttatacataataaattaatttataacaataaaaattaaaaaattaattgaaaaaataatttattaaaaaataaaaataatattacatattaagatgattttaaaataatatttttattaatttgatagcaattcataataattattttctcttgtaactatttttataatttttcattataatttatttatcagtttaaaacactcaaatcataaaataaatagagataccatataaaatagttattatatAGATATTTATATACAACGACATATAaaaattccatttcaaaaaaaaaatagcatataaaaataaaaatttatatatataaaaataataataattttaatatagagttaatttaatctaaaaatataattaatttagattataaagattacaattaattatattttacaattagatttaaataaaaatc
Coding sequences within it:
- the LOC110630063 gene encoding uncharacterized protein LOC110630063, translated to MTQTESWYRLSKDVRKDGKRTKRLSKDVRKDGKRTKRQVRNKAKSKRSKDRRETVEITWSHKKRMVEQQKWLPNESSRNWKWLAGLFFISQPLHHQNQALYLLPSRTAAAAGFSSLNSSYGFCRSRFRARDFHFVTPSHLKCSASAGDNTLASEDDQDQGPPQEAVLKAISGVSKTEGRVGQTINGIIGGTVTDDSTNEWLALDQKVNSYPTIRGFTAIGTGGDDFVQAMVVAVGSVIQQPIPEGHVKQKVSSRGKYVSVNIGPVQVVSSEQVQAVYNAMRRDDRMKYFL